One window of Tenacibaculum maritimum NCIMB 2154 genomic DNA carries:
- a CDS encoding dihydrofolate reductase: protein MVTIIAAIAENNALGKNNDLIWHLPADLKRFKKVTSGHHILMGRNTFESIGKPLPNRTTIIITRNSDYFKEGCLIASSIEEALDFAKADSNIFIIGGEQIYKQALKNDLVDKLDITIVHQSFEADVFFPKIDLNTWKETTREYFKADKNNDYDYSFVSYIRKRIKRS from the coding sequence ATGGTAACAATTATAGCAGCTATCGCAGAAAATAATGCACTAGGAAAAAACAACGACTTAATATGGCATTTGCCAGCAGATTTAAAGCGATTTAAAAAGGTTACTTCAGGGCACCATATTTTAATGGGAAGGAATACTTTTGAAAGTATAGGGAAGCCTTTGCCTAACAGAACAACAATTATCATTACTAGAAATAGTGATTACTTTAAAGAAGGGTGCTTAATTGCCAGCTCTATTGAAGAAGCATTAGATTTTGCCAAAGCTGATTCTAATATTTTTATTATCGGAGGAGAACAAATATACAAACAGGCATTAAAAAACGATTTGGTAGATAAATTAGACATCACTATTGTTCATCAATCTTTTGAGGCTGATGTTTTTTTCCCTAAAATAGACCTAAATACATGGAAAGAAACAACTAGAGAGTACTTTAAGGCTGACAAAAACAATGATTATGACTACAGTTTCGTTAGTTATATACGAAAAAGAATAAAAAGATCTTAA
- a CDS encoding rhodanese-like domain-containing protein, whose translation MKVYFIISTFLLVTLSCITDSIKEISVKDLKKVLTSKNEKVQLVDVRTKEEYQKERIQNSVLIDIKNENFEELVDRELNKNEPVYLYCKSGKRSSSAFRVLKKKGFKKVFSLEGGIVNWKSNH comes from the coding sequence ATGAAGGTATATTTTATAATAAGTACTTTTTTATTGGTAACTTTATCTTGTATTACTGATTCAATAAAAGAAATTTCAGTAAAAGATTTAAAAAAGGTGCTGACATCCAAAAATGAAAAGGTTCAGTTGGTAGATGTAAGGACTAAAGAAGAGTATCAAAAGGAACGGATTCAAAATTCAGTTTTAATAGATATAAAAAATGAAAATTTTGAGGAATTAGTAGATCGTGAGTTAAATAAAAATGAGCCTGTTTACTTATATTGTAAAAGTGGAAAAAGAAGTAGTAGCGCTTTTAGAGTATTGAAAAAGAAAGGATTTAAAAAAGTATTTAGTTTAGAAGGAGGTATAGTTAATTGGAAATCGAATCATTAA
- a CDS encoding thymidylate synthase — MKQYLDLVKHVLENGNEKGDRTGTGTKSVFGYQMRFDLSEGFPMVTTKKLHLKSIIYELLWFIKGDTNVNYLQENGVRIWNEWADEKGDLGPVYGHQWRNWNSDEIDQLKEVITTLKTNPNSRRMLVSAWNPSVLPDTSKTFSENVADGKAALPPCHAFFQFYVTEGKLSCQLYQRSADIFLGVPFNIASYALFTMMIAQVCGYEPGEFIHTFGDAHIYNNHKEQLKLQLSRTPKSLPKIKINPNIKDIEAFTFDDFELINYNPHPHIKGVVAI; from the coding sequence ATGAAACAATATTTAGATTTAGTAAAACACGTTTTAGAGAATGGAAATGAGAAAGGAGATAGAACAGGAACAGGAACAAAAAGTGTTTTTGGTTATCAGATGCGTTTTGATCTAAGTGAGGGGTTTCCTATGGTAACGACTAAAAAGTTACATTTAAAGTCAATTATTTATGAGTTACTTTGGTTTATAAAAGGAGATACTAATGTAAACTATTTGCAAGAAAATGGAGTGAGGATCTGGAATGAATGGGCGGATGAAAAAGGCGATTTAGGCCCTGTATATGGACATCAATGGCGTAATTGGAACAGTGATGAGATTGATCAATTAAAAGAGGTTATAACTACTTTAAAAACCAATCCTAATAGCAGAAGAATGTTGGTTTCTGCATGGAATCCTTCTGTATTACCAGACACTTCGAAAACCTTCTCGGAAAATGTTGCTGACGGAAAAGCGGCCTTACCTCCATGCCATGCATTTTTTCAATTTTATGTAACTGAAGGAAAACTATCTTGCCAGCTTTACCAAAGAAGTGCCGATATCTTTTTAGGGGTTCCATTTAACATTGCTAGTTATGCTCTATTTACAATGATGATAGCCCAAGTTTGCGGCTACGAACCTGGAGAGTTCATCCATACCTTTGGAGATGCTCATATTTATAATAATCATAAAGAGCAATTAAAATTACAGCTATCAAGAACACCTAAATCACTTCCAAAAATAAAAATCAACCCAAACATAAAGGATATCGAAGCTTTTACTTTTGATGACTTTGAATTGATAAACTACAATCCTCACCCGCATATAAAAGGAGTTGTTGCAATTTAA
- a CDS encoding MBL fold metallo-hydrolase produces MKIEQIYTGCLAQGAYYIESNGEVAIIDPLREVQPYIERATKDNAKIKYIFETHFHADFVSGHVTLSEKTGAKIVFGPTANPKFDAYIAADGECFQLGKITIKALHTPGHTMESTTFLLMDEKGKDHAIFSGDTLFLGDVGRPDLAQKATNLTQEQLAGLLYDSLRTKIMTLADDVIVYPAHGAGSACGKNLSKETIGTIGSQKATNYALRSDMTKKEFIEEVTEGLLPPPAYFPLNVQMNKEGYAPIDEVIKKGAKALSVEDFEQVANETEALILDVRHQFDFIKGFIPRSIFIGINGGFAPWVGALVKDIKQPILLITPEGKEEEVIIRLSRVGFDNVLGYLKGGFNAWKDAGKEIDRLQSISATVLEEEIKKGAPVFDVRKPGEYLSEHIEGVPSTPLDFLNDFLGEYPKDVDFYVHCAGGYRSVIAASILKSRGIHNVIDVAGGYKAIKETEIKRTAYICPSTL; encoded by the coding sequence ATGAAAATAGAGCAAATTTACACAGGTTGTTTGGCTCAAGGAGCTTACTATATTGAAAGTAATGGAGAGGTAGCAATTATAGATCCGTTAAGAGAGGTACAACCTTATATAGAAAGAGCCACAAAGGATAATGCAAAAATTAAGTATATTTTTGAAACTCATTTTCATGCTGATTTTGTAAGTGGCCATGTGACTCTTTCAGAGAAAACAGGAGCGAAAATAGTTTTTGGTCCAACGGCAAATCCTAAATTTGATGCATATATAGCTGCTGACGGAGAGTGTTTTCAGTTAGGAAAAATTACCATTAAGGCCTTGCATACTCCTGGGCATACTATGGAGAGCACCACTTTTTTATTAATGGATGAGAAAGGAAAAGACCATGCTATTTTTAGTGGAGATACTTTATTTCTAGGAGATGTAGGTCGCCCAGATCTAGCCCAAAAGGCAACAAATTTAACGCAAGAACAATTGGCAGGACTATTATATGATAGTTTACGGACTAAGATTATGACTTTGGCAGATGATGTAATTGTATATCCAGCTCATGGAGCGGGGTCAGCTTGTGGTAAAAATTTAAGTAAGGAAACCATTGGAACTATTGGGAGTCAAAAAGCAACAAACTATGCGCTTCGTTCAGATATGACTAAAAAAGAATTTATAGAAGAAGTAACGGAAGGTTTGTTACCCCCTCCGGCTTATTTTCCTTTAAATGTCCAAATGAATAAAGAAGGATATGCACCTATTGACGAAGTTATAAAGAAAGGAGCTAAAGCATTATCTGTAGAAGATTTTGAGCAGGTAGCAAACGAAACGGAGGCTTTGATATTAGATGTAAGGCATCAATTTGATTTCATTAAGGGATTTATTCCTCGTTCCATATTTATAGGGATTAACGGAGGATTTGCACCATGGGTAGGGGCTTTGGTAAAGGATATAAAACAGCCAATTTTACTGATTACTCCAGAAGGAAAAGAAGAAGAAGTTATTATCCGTTTATCTCGTGTAGGTTTTGATAATGTACTAGGATATTTAAAAGGAGGTTTTAACGCTTGGAAAGATGCTGGTAAAGAAATAGATAGATTGCAATCTATTTCAGCAACGGTTCTTGAAGAAGAAATTAAAAAAGGAGCTCCTGTTTTTGATGTAAGGAAACCTGGAGAGTATTTAAGTGAGCATATAGAAGGAGTTCCAAGTACTCCGCTAGATTTTTTAAATGACTTTTTAGGTGAATATCCGAAAGATGTTGATTTTTATGTGCATTGTGCTGGAGGGTATCGATCTGTCATTGCAGCATCAATATTAAAATCTCGTGGAATTCATAATGTGATTGATGTTGCTGGTGGATATAAAGCGATAAAAGAAACGGAGATTAAAAGAACAGCATATATTTGTCCGTCAACGTTATAA
- a CDS encoding pyruvate dehydrogenase complex E1 component subunit beta, with product MKTVQFREAICEAMSEEMRRDESVYLMGEEVAEYNGAYKASKGMLDEFGEKRVIDTPIAELGFGGIAVGSAMNGNRPIVEYMTFNFSLVGIDQIINNAAKIRQMSGGQFNCPIVFRGPTGSAGQLAATHSQAFENWFANTPGLKVIVPSNPYDAKGLLKAAIRDDDPVIFMESEQMYGDKMEIPEGEYIIPIGVADIKREGNDVTIVSFGKIIKEAYKAADALAKEGISAEIIDLRTVRPMDHKAILESVKKTNRLVILEEAWPFGSVSSEITFRVQDEAFDYLDAPIKRITTADTPAPYSPVLLEEWLPNANDVVKAVKEVLYL from the coding sequence ATGAAGACAGTTCAATTTAGAGAAGCTATCTGCGAAGCCATGAGTGAAGAAATGCGAAGAGATGAAAGCGTTTATTTAATGGGAGAAGAGGTAGCCGAGTACAATGGAGCCTATAAAGCTTCTAAAGGAATGTTAGATGAGTTTGGTGAGAAGCGAGTTATTGATACTCCTATTGCCGAATTAGGTTTTGGAGGTATTGCTGTAGGTTCAGCAATGAATGGAAATCGCCCTATCGTTGAATACATGACTTTTAACTTTTCTCTAGTTGGGATTGATCAGATTATAAATAATGCAGCAAAAATTCGTCAAATGAGCGGTGGGCAGTTTAATTGCCCTATCGTTTTTCGTGGTCCAACAGGTTCTGCTGGTCAATTAGCTGCTACCCATTCACAAGCTTTTGAAAATTGGTTTGCAAATACTCCTGGTTTAAAGGTAATCGTTCCTTCAAATCCTTATGATGCTAAAGGTTTATTAAAAGCCGCTATTCGCGATGATGATCCTGTTATTTTTATGGAATCAGAGCAAATGTATGGAGATAAAATGGAGATACCAGAAGGAGAGTATATCATTCCAATAGGAGTTGCTGATATCAAAAGAGAAGGAAATGATGTGACAATTGTTTCTTTTGGGAAAATTATAAAGGAAGCTTATAAGGCTGCTGATGCATTAGCTAAAGAAGGTATTTCGGCTGAAATCATAGATTTACGTACAGTTCGTCCTATGGATCATAAAGCTATTTTAGAATCTGTTAAGAAAACAAATAGATTGGTTATCTTAGAAGAGGCTTGGCCTTTTGGAAGTGTATCTTCTGAAATAACATTTAGAGTACAAGATGAAGCATTTGATTATTTAGATGCGCCAATTAAAAGAATAACTACGGCAGATACGCCAGCACCATATTCACCTGTTTTATTAGAGGAGTGGTTACCGAATGCGAATGATGTTGTAAAGGCTGTAAAAGAAGTATTGTATCTGTAA
- a CDS encoding electron transfer flavoprotein subunit beta/FixA family protein produces MKILVCISHVPDTTSKINFTDSDTKFDINGVQFVINPYDEFSLTRAMWFKEKQGASVTVVNVGNATTEPTLRKALAIGADNAIRVNAEATDGMFVAKQLAEVVKSGGYDLVLTGRESIDYNGGMVPGMLASLVDFNFVNGCIGMEIEGTSATVVREIDGGQETLSTSLPLVIAGQKGIVEEKDLRIPNMRGIMMARKKPLSVVEAVASENVTATASFEKPEAKGAVKLVDADNIDELIDLLHNEAKVI; encoded by the coding sequence ATGAAAATATTAGTATGTATCAGCCATGTGCCTGATACCACTTCAAAAATTAATTTTACCGATAGCGATACCAAATTTGATATTAATGGAGTGCAATTTGTAATCAATCCATATGATGAATTTAGTTTAACTCGCGCAATGTGGTTTAAAGAAAAACAAGGAGCTAGTGTAACAGTTGTTAATGTAGGAAATGCTACTACTGAACCCACTCTACGTAAAGCTCTAGCAATAGGCGCAGATAATGCAATTCGCGTAAATGCAGAAGCTACTGATGGTATGTTTGTAGCTAAACAATTAGCAGAAGTTGTTAAAAGTGGAGGATACGATTTAGTACTAACAGGAAGAGAGTCTATTGATTATAATGGAGGAATGGTTCCAGGAATGTTGGCTTCTTTAGTAGATTTTAACTTTGTAAATGGATGCATAGGAATGGAAATTGAAGGAACTTCAGCTACTGTTGTAAGAGAAATAGATGGAGGACAAGAAACATTAAGCACCTCATTACCATTAGTGATAGCAGGACAAAAAGGAATTGTTGAGGAGAAAGATTTGCGTATTCCAAATATGCGTGGAATTATGATGGCTCGTAAAAAACCTTTAAGTGTTGTAGAAGCTGTAGCTTCTGAAAACGTAACTGCTACAGCATCATTTGAAAAACCAGAAGCAAAAGGAGCAGTTAAATTAGTTGATGCTGATAATATTGATGAATTAATCGATTTATTACACAACGAAGCAAAAGTTATATAA
- a CDS encoding bifunctional nuclease family protein translates to MSLIKLTIKGISYSQTQSGAYALVLSEIEGTRTLPIIIGAFEAQSIAIALEKEIRPPRPLTHDLFKTFADRFHINVKQVIIHKLVDGVFFSSLICEQNGVEEVIDTRTSDAIALAVRFLAPIYTYENILDKAGVYLKLEEELSIEEDFESDEIELEFSEDSDAQDDFSAFSLQELNEQLNEAVANENYELAANIRDEISKRS, encoded by the coding sequence ATGAGCTTAATAAAACTAACTATCAAAGGTATTTCCTATAGCCAAACACAAAGCGGTGCTTACGCGTTAGTGTTAAGTGAAATAGAAGGAACACGTACCTTGCCTATTATTATAGGAGCATTCGAAGCGCAATCTATTGCTATTGCGCTAGAAAAAGAGATTCGACCTCCAAGACCTTTAACCCATGATTTATTTAAAACATTTGCAGATAGATTTCATATCAATGTAAAACAGGTTATTATTCATAAACTAGTCGATGGTGTTTTCTTTTCGAGTCTAATTTGTGAACAAAATGGAGTTGAAGAAGTAATCGATACTAGAACTTCTGACGCTATTGCTTTAGCTGTTCGATTTTTAGCACCAATATATACATACGAAAATATTTTAGATAAAGCAGGAGTCTATTTAAAACTCGAAGAAGAGCTATCTATTGAAGAAGACTTTGAATCTGATGAAATTGAACTAGAATTTAGTGAAGATTCAGATGCACAAGACGATTTCTCTGCCTTTTCTTTGCAAGAATTGAACGAGCAACTAAACGAAGCTGTTGCTAATGAAAACTATGAGTTAGCCGCTAATATTAGAGATGAGATTAGCAAGCGTTCTTAA
- a CDS encoding electron transfer flavoprotein subunit alpha/FixB family protein, translated as MSVLVFADSSEGKFKKTAFEVVSYGKKVAEQLGTNLVALTINGGETSELYAYGAEKVIAVKEDSLSTFNAKAYTSIIKQVVAKEETDVVILDSSIDGLHIAPMIAVALEAGYASNVVALPSSTAPFTVKRKAFSNKAFNNTTILTDKKVIGLAKNSYGVHENSVTGNTEAFDISLPEIGVKSEKIEKASGKITIADADTVVSAGRGLKGPENWGMVEELAEVLGAATACSKPVSDLGWRPHGEHVGQTGKPVASNLYIAIGISGAIQHLAGINASKVKVVINSDPEAPFFKAADYGIVGDAFEVVPKLIEKLKAFKQA; from the coding sequence ATGTCTGTATTAGTTTTTGCCGATTCATCGGAAGGGAAATTTAAAAAAACAGCTTTTGAAGTTGTTTCATACGGAAAAAAAGTGGCGGAGCAATTGGGTACAAATCTTGTTGCATTAACCATTAATGGAGGAGAAACAAGTGAACTATATGCCTATGGAGCTGAAAAAGTAATAGCTGTGAAAGAAGACAGCTTATCTACTTTTAATGCGAAAGCATATACCTCTATCATTAAGCAAGTAGTTGCTAAAGAGGAAACTGATGTTGTTATCCTTGATTCAAGTATTGATGGTTTACATATAGCCCCAATGATAGCAGTGGCCTTAGAAGCTGGCTACGCTTCTAATGTAGTAGCACTTCCTAGTTCAACCGCTCCATTTACCGTAAAACGTAAGGCTTTTTCAAACAAAGCTTTTAATAATACAACCATCTTAACAGATAAAAAAGTAATTGGTCTTGCTAAAAACTCTTACGGGGTTCATGAAAATTCAGTAACAGGAAACACTGAAGCTTTTGATATTAGCTTACCTGAAATAGGAGTAAAATCAGAAAAAATTGAAAAAGCATCTGGTAAAATAACAATTGCAGATGCTGATACTGTTGTTTCTGCTGGTAGAGGGCTAAAAGGCCCTGAAAACTGGGGAATGGTAGAAGAATTAGCAGAAGTGTTAGGTGCTGCAACTGCTTGCTCTAAACCTGTATCTGATTTAGGCTGGAGACCTCATGGCGAGCATGTTGGGCAAACAGGTAAACCTGTTGCTTCTAATTTATACATCGCTATAGGTATTTCTGGAGCAATTCAACATTTAGCAGGAATCAATGCTTCAAAAGTAAAAGTTGTAATTAATTCAGATCCAGAAGCTCCTTTCTTTAAAGCTGCTGACTATGGTATTGTTGGAGATGCCTTTGAAGTAGTTCCTAAATTAATTGAGAAATTAAAAGCTTTTAAACAAGCGTAA
- a CDS encoding heavy-metal-associated domain-containing protein — MKADIYIENLKCGGCANTIKKELMNLSEVVNVEVAVENSLVSVVLESDILGIVKDKLAKLGYPEQGAKNTIVHKAKSFVSCATGRLNS; from the coding sequence ATGAAAGCGGATATATATATAGAAAACTTAAAATGCGGAGGCTGTGCCAATACTATAAAGAAGGAATTAATGAATCTTAGTGAGGTAGTAAACGTTGAAGTAGCTGTGGAAAATTCATTGGTTAGTGTTGTTTTAGAGTCAGATATTTTAGGAATTGTAAAAGATAAATTAGCGAAATTAGGGTATCCTGAACAAGGAGCTAAAAACACTATTGTACACAAAGCAAAGTCTTTTGTAAGTTGCGCTACAGGGCGACTTAATTCGTAG
- a CDS encoding nucleoside transporter C-terminal domain-containing protein gives MKKLYVLLFYCVSFFATGQSIEKTWNFSSIEKGDTLDIVDTDVLILNKGKFTSSFATKDSLETSGNYIRQNNLLIFNYKVPKDTVRYYNIVSLTDDSLVLSENSTIYKFKLPVKLSKTAPQKHEKKEASTKIIPSQGFSVESLWRGVLGMISLLFLAFLFSSDRRGIDWVTVGLGLAFQLLIAIGVLKVPFVQKAFELVGGLFVSVLDFTRAGSEFLFSGLVADMDSFGFIFAFQVLPTIIFFSALTSLLFYLGLIQQIVKGLAWLLSKGLKISGAESLSVAGNIFLGQTEAPLLIKAYLEKMNRSEILLVMIGGMATVAGAVLAAYIGFLGGDDEVLRLLYAKHLLAASVMAAPGAIIISKILHPQTENVNTDVQVSSEKIGSNILDAIANGTTEGLQLAMNVAAMLLVFIAFIAMINGILGWVGDITSFNAWIAENTSYENFCLEAILGYVFAPLMWLIGVARQDMALMGQLLGIKLAASEFVGYIQLAELKNIANATHLSYNKSIIMATYMLCEFANFASIGIQIGGIGSLAPGQRKTLSEFGMKALIGGTIASLMSATIAGMIIG, from the coding sequence ATGAAAAAACTATACGTTTTACTATTCTATTGTGTTTCTTTTTTTGCAACTGGCCAAAGCATTGAAAAAACATGGAATTTTTCTTCAATAGAAAAAGGAGATACTCTAGATATTGTTGATACAGATGTTCTTATACTAAATAAAGGAAAGTTTACATCTTCATTTGCCACTAAAGACAGTTTAGAAACTAGTGGAAACTACATCCGTCAAAATAATTTATTGATTTTTAACTATAAGGTCCCTAAAGATACTGTTAGATACTACAATATAGTATCATTGACTGATGATAGCTTAGTGCTATCAGAAAACAGCACTATATATAAATTCAAGCTTCCTGTAAAACTCAGTAAAACTGCTCCTCAAAAGCATGAAAAAAAAGAGGCTTCTACCAAAATAATCCCAAGCCAAGGGTTTTCTGTAGAAAGCTTATGGAGAGGAGTTCTAGGAATGATTTCTTTGCTATTTTTAGCCTTTTTATTTAGTTCTGACCGAAGAGGAATTGACTGGGTAACTGTTGGTTTAGGGCTCGCTTTTCAATTATTGATAGCTATTGGGGTACTAAAAGTTCCCTTTGTGCAAAAAGCTTTCGAATTGGTCGGTGGACTATTTGTTAGCGTATTAGACTTTACGAGGGCTGGTAGTGAGTTCTTATTTAGTGGGCTGGTAGCTGATATGGATTCTTTCGGTTTCATTTTTGCGTTTCAGGTATTACCTACTATAATCTTCTTCTCAGCATTAACATCACTATTATTTTATTTAGGATTGATTCAGCAAATTGTAAAAGGCTTAGCTTGGTTACTTTCTAAAGGATTGAAAATATCAGGGGCAGAAAGTTTATCTGTTGCTGGAAATATTTTTTTAGGACAAACTGAAGCTCCTTTATTGATCAAAGCCTATTTAGAAAAGATGAATCGTTCTGAAATTCTATTAGTGATGATTGGTGGTATGGCAACAGTAGCTGGAGCCGTTTTAGCCGCTTATATAGGTTTTCTTGGTGGAGATGATGAAGTTTTACGACTATTATACGCTAAACATTTACTAGCAGCCTCAGTAATGGCAGCACCTGGAGCAATTATCATTTCTAAAATATTACATCCGCAAACAGAAAATGTCAATACAGATGTTCAGGTTTCTTCTGAAAAAATTGGGTCCAATATATTGGATGCTATTGCAAATGGAACTACAGAAGGATTGCAATTAGCCATGAATGTTGCGGCAATGCTATTAGTTTTTATTGCTTTTATAGCAATGATAAATGGTATTTTAGGATGGGTTGGAGATATTACATCATTTAATGCTTGGATTGCAGAAAACACTTCTTATGAAAATTTCTGCCTAGAAGCTATTTTAGGATATGTTTTTGCTCCATTGATGTGGCTAATAGGTGTCGCCCGCCAAGACATGGCTCTTATGGGACAACTTTTGGGAATTAAACTAGCAGCAAGTGAATTTGTCGGGTATATCCAGTTAGCTGAATTAAAAAATATTGCAAATGCTACGCATTTAAGTTATAACAAATCTATTATCATGGCTACTTATATGCTATGCGAATTTGCTAACTTTGCCTCTATAGGTATTCAAATAGGAGGAATAGGATCATTAGCTCCTGGACAGCGAAAAACGTTGTCAGAGTTCGGAATGAAAGCTCTTATAGGAGGAACTATTGCCTCTTTAATGTCAGCTACTATCGCTGGAATGATTATTGGCTAA
- the gldA gene encoding gliding motility-associated ABC transporter ATP-binding subunit GldA, producing the protein MSIQFTEVTKEYNRETAIKKLSFSATKGEIVGFLGPNGAGKSTTMKILAGFIKPTEGSILVNGINVAKTPIEAQKNIGYLPEHNPLYLDLYVREYLQFQADVYKIHKKEIEKVLEKVGLKSQAHKKIQELSKGYRQRVGLAAAILHNPDVLILDEPTTGLDPNQLVEIRALIKTLGADKTVLLSTHIMQEVEAICNRVIIINKGEVVIDKYLNELKENNEQVIRVTFDYKLEEQFIKRLPNITSYVNTIENNWVLTFESTEDMRPIIFDFAQENGLKILGLNTENKNLESLFIALTNQ; encoded by the coding sequence ATGTCTATACAATTTACAGAAGTAACCAAAGAATATAATCGTGAAACAGCAATAAAAAAACTCTCTTTTTCAGCTACAAAGGGAGAGATCGTTGGCTTTTTAGGTCCTAATGGAGCAGGTAAATCTACGACCATGAAAATATTAGCTGGTTTTATAAAACCTACGGAAGGGAGTATTTTGGTTAACGGAATAAATGTTGCTAAAACCCCTATTGAAGCTCAAAAAAACATTGGTTATCTTCCAGAACATAACCCCTTATATTTAGACTTATACGTTCGAGAGTACCTACAGTTTCAGGCTGATGTTTATAAAATTCATAAAAAAGAAATAGAAAAAGTTTTAGAAAAAGTAGGGTTAAAATCTCAAGCTCATAAAAAAATACAAGAACTTTCAAAAGGGTACCGACAAAGAGTTGGTTTGGCAGCAGCAATATTACATAATCCTGATGTATTGATATTGGATGAACCAACGACTGGGTTAGATCCTAACCAATTAGTTGAAATAAGAGCATTAATAAAAACACTAGGAGCTGATAAAACTGTATTATTATCTACTCATATAATGCAAGAAGTAGAAGCTATTTGTAATCGTGTTATTATTATCAATAAAGGCGAAGTGGTTATTGACAAGTATTTAAATGAGTTAAAAGAGAACAACGAACAAGTAATTAGAGTTACTTTTGATTATAAGTTAGAAGAACAATTTATAAAACGTTTACCGAACATAACCTCTTATGTAAATACCATAGAAAATAACTGGGTACTTACTTTTGAATCTACTGAAGATATGCGACCTATAATTTTTGATTTTGCGCAAGAAAATGGTTTAAAAATTCTTGGTTTAAATACTGAAAATAAAAATTTAGAAAGTTTATTTATAGCACTTACAAACCAATAG